One Setaria italica strain Yugu1 chromosome I, Setaria_italica_v2.0, whole genome shotgun sequence DNA window includes the following coding sequences:
- the LOC101780857 gene encoding cationic amino acid transporter 9, chloroplastic, whose protein sequence is MAGSSAAAPQERRKNGSPTGTIPLPNPRPARSSNQSPGEWRGHASVRLLLLVTQEPTSLLPVWALMLTTRRPKSRRHQLPISSGAMEEADDHRPSSSTGRPFLSGLCSAALRRKPLGAHASAAASGEGLVRQLGVLELVLLGIGASIGAGIFVITGTVARDTGPGVTISFVLAGAACVLNALCYAELASRFPAVVGGAYLYTYAAFNEITAFLVFTQLMVDYHIGAASIARSLASYFIQFLELLPFLKGHIPSWIGHGEEFFGGIVSINILAPILLILLTAILCYGVKESSAVNTFMTTLKIVIVIVVVFAGVFEVDVTNWSPFMPNGFKSVVTGATVVFFAYVGFDAVANSAEEAKSPQRDLPIGILGSLLACVLLYVAVCLVITGMVPYTLLGEDAPLAEAFAAKGLKFVTVLISIGAVAGLTTTLLVGLYVQSRLYLGLGRDGLLPSIFAKVHPTRHTPLHSQIWVGCVAAVMAGLFNVHMLSHILSVGTLTGYSVVSACAITLRWNDKATSRRSLGIMSIWQEGVLCLVIVALCGFIVGLCYRYNYAIAFMVVAFLIAIAASFALQFRQVYVDPPGFSCPGVPLVPVISVFFNMVLFAQLHEEAWYRFVILSLIAVGIYAGYGQYNAAPYSSDHSSIGYHGVPSEAP, encoded by the exons ATGGCTGGATCCAGCGCCGCCGCAC CCCAAGAGCGAAGGAAGAATGGCAGCCCAACCGGGACCATCCCTCTACCAAACCCCCGACCGGCGCGATCTTCCAACCAATCCCCCGGCGAGTGGCGGGGCCACGCCTCCGTCCGCTTGCTCCTCCTCGTGACGCAAGAGCCGACGTCACTCCTCCCGGTCTGGGCGCTGATGCTAACGACGCGAAGGCCCAAGTCGCGACGCCACCAGCTCCCCATCTCCTCAGGCGCCATGGAGGAAGCCGACGACCACAGGCCCTCCTCCTCGACCGGCCGCCCCTTCCTCTCCGGCCTCTGCTCCGCGGCGCTCCGCCGCAAGCCCCTCGGCGCCCACGcgtccgccgcggcctccggcgAGGGCCTCGTGCGGCAGCTCGGCGTCCTCGAGCTCGTGCTGCTCGGAATCGGCGCGTCCATCGGGGCTGGCATCTTCGTCATCACCGGCACCGTCGCCCGCGACACCGGCCCAG GTGTTACGATCAGTTTTGTTCTTGCTGGAGCTGCGTGTGTGCTCAATGCCTTGTGCTATGCTGAACTCGCATCTCGATTCCCTGCTGTGGTTGGGGGAGCATACCTCTACACATATGCGGCGTTCAATGAGATCACCGCCTTCTTGGTTTTCACTCAGTTGATGGTGGATTACCATATTGGTGCGGCAAGCATTGCTCGTAGCTTAGCGAGTTACTTTATCCAATTCTTGGAGCTGCTCCCATTCCTGAAGGGCCATATTCCAAGCTGGATAGGACATGGAGAGGAGTTTTTTGGTGGTATCGTATCGATTAATATATTGGCCCCAATTCTTCTCATCCTATTAACTGCAATTCTCTGCTATGGTGTGAAGGAATCATCAGCTGTGAACACTTTTATGACTACACTGAAG ATAGTCATCGTTATAGTCGTTGTATTTGCTGGTGTGTTTGAGGTGGATGTAACAAATTGGTCACCATTTATGCCAAATGGTTTCAAATCTGTTGTGACTGGAGCAACAGTAGTCTTTTTTGCATATGTTGGATTTGATGCAGTTGCTAATTCTGCTGAGGAAGCCAAAAGTCCACAG AGGGATTTGCCCATTGGTATCTTAGGAAGCCTTCTAGCATGTGTTCTATTATATGTTGCTGTATGCTTGGTCATTACTGGAATGGTGCCATATACATTACTTGGTGAAGATGCTCCTTTGGCTGAGGCTTTTGCTGCTAAGGGGCTGAAATTTGTTACTGTATTGATCAGCATTGGTGCTGTTGCTGGACTTACTACAACACTTCTAGTTGGATTGTATGTTCAG TCACGTTTGTATCTTGGGCTTGGAAGGGATGGGCTGCTACCTTCAATATTTGCTAAAGTACACCCAACAAGGCATACTCCTCTGCACTCTCAGATCTGGGTTGGCTGTGTTGCCGCAGTCATGGCAGGTCTCTTTAATGTGCACATGCTCTCTCATATTCTTTCTGTTGGGACCCTG ACCGGTTATTCAGTTGTATCAGCTTGTGCGATCACATTAAGATGGAATGACAAAGCAACTAGTCGTCGCTCCCTTGGAATTATGTCAATCTGGCAAGAGGGTGTTCTATGTCTTGTCATAGTTGCTCTTTGTGGTTTTATAGTGGGACTTTGCTATCGATACAACTATGCTATTGCCTTTATGGTAGTAGCGTTCCTGATAGCTATTGCTGCCAGTTTCGCTCTCCAGTTTCGTCAG GTCTATGTTGATCCGCCTGGCTTTTCTTGTCCTGGGGTACCGCTGGTTCCAGTTATCTCTGTTTTCTTCAACATGGTGCTGTTTGCTCAG CTACATGAAGAAGCGTGGTATAGATTTGTCATCCTGAGTCTGATCGCCGTGGGAATTTACGCGGGCTATGGTCAGTACAATGCTGCCCCTTACAGCTCGGACCACTCATCTATTGGTTACCACGGAGTTCCTTCTGAAGCTCCATGA
- the LOC101781788 gene encoding putative kinase-like protein TMKL1, protein MEMAGAAEADTPSQEPVRTGRSNTILLPIVGILFAYLLYRFLRPRLRGLRLDRYVPSWVRAPAWLRRRAPSGSTVLPYFAPIADRLGALPYLGPFAERLGVGPQGGGGYGGHGAQALVKFPGGEALSVAAILEAPGEVVAKSAHSTLYRAAMRSGEAAVLLRFVRPACAVGADEAYAAAGRIGAVTHPNLVPLRAVYVGPRGEKLLVHPFYAAGSLHRFLQEGIAESQRWNIVCNLSLGIAKGLDHLHTGLEKPMVHGNLKTSNILLDANYECRISDYGIYLLLNPAAAQEMLESSAAQGYKAPELIKMRDATRESDIYSLGVVLLEMLAQKEHADDGRPNPRDILLPASFKNLVLERKISEAFSSDLARHCRRSGKERNLNAYFELATACCSPSPSLRPNTKHVLKRLEEIAR, encoded by the exons ATGGAGATGGCGGGGGCGGCCGAGGCGGACACGCCGTCGCAGGAGCCGGTGCGCACGGGCCGGAGCAACACCATCCTGCTCCCCATCGTCGGCATCCTTTTCGCCTACCTGCTCTACCGCTTCCTCCGCCCGCGCCTCCGCGGCCTGCGCCTCGACCGCTACGTCCCGTCGTGGGTCCGCGCGCCCGCCTGGCTCCGCCGGCGCGCGCCCAGCGGCAGCACCGTGCTGCCCTACTTCGCGCCCATCGCCGACCGCCTCGGCGCGCTGCCGTACCTCGGCCCCTTCGCCGAGCGCCTCGGCGTGGGCccgcagggcggcggcgggtacggcggccacggcgcccaGGCGCTCGTCAAGTTCCCCGGCGGGGAGGCGCTGTCGGTGGCGGCCATCCTCGAGGCGCCCGGGGAGGTGGTGGCCAAGTCCGCGCACAGCACGCTGTACCGCGCCGCGATGCGCTCCGGCGAGGCCGCCGTGCTGCTCCGGTTCGTGCGCCCCGCGTGCGCCGTCGGGGCCGACGAGGCCTATGCCGCCGCGGGGCGGATCGGCGCAGTCACGCACCCGAACCTCGTGCCGCTCCGCGCGGTGTACGTCGGGCCCAGGGGCGAGAAGCTGCTCGTGCACCCCTTCTACGCCGCCGGCTCGCTCCATCGCTTCTTGCAAG AGGGAATTGCCGAGTCACAGAGATGGAACATAGTTTGCAACCTTTCTCTCGGCATCGCCAAGGGACTGGATCACCTCCACACAGGTTTGGAGAAGCCGATGGTTCACGGCAACCTCAAGACGAGCAACATCCTTCTCGACGCCAACTACGAGTGCAGGATATCGGACTACGGCATCTACCTCCTGCtgaaccccgccgccgcccaggagATGCTGGAATCCTCCGCGGCGCAGGGGTACAAGGCGCCCGAGCTGATCAAGATGCGGGACGCCACGAGGGAGAGCGACATCTACAGCCTGGGGGTCGTCCTGCTCGAGATGCTCGCCCAGAAGGAGCACGCCGACGACGGGCGGCCGAACCCGCGGGACATCCTCCTGCCGGCCTCCTTCAAGAACCTGGTCCTCGAGAGGAAGATCTCCGAGGCCTTCAGCTCCGATCTCGCCAGGCACTGCAGGAGGTCCGGGAAGGAGAGGAACCTGAACGCCTACTTCGAGCTGGCCACGGCCTGCTGCagcccgtcgccgtcgctgaGACCCAACACGAAGCATGTACTCAAGAGGCTCGAGGAGATAGCGAGATGA